The proteins below are encoded in one region of Chelmon rostratus isolate fCheRos1 chromosome 21, fCheRos1.pri, whole genome shotgun sequence:
- the socs3b gene encoding suppressor of cytokine signaling 3b, with protein sequence MVTFSGRNPLAMSSVPPPEGRVQGSAFTPHHFKPFSSHAHYQQVMRALRKLQESGFYWGAVGGREASSMLRSEPPGTFLIRDSSDHHHFFTLSVQTARGTKNLRIHSEGGGFFLQPDPQNTQELPQFDCVLKLIAHYMGKGPDAGRSRDGACGGNSGQVEMKGRSVYLIHTGGERIPLELRRPLSTSLSSLQHMCRRTLNNRGLGGSERAEQLPHTLRDFLEEYDAPI encoded by the exons ATGGTAACCTTCAGCGGACGCAACCCCCTCGCCATGAGCAGCGTGCCCCCTCCGGAGGGCAGGGTTCAGGGGTCAGCCTTTACCCCGCATCACTTCAAGCCCTTCAGCTCGCACGCACACTACCAGCAG GTGATGCGTGCGTTGCGTAAACTACAGGAGAGTGGGTTCTACTGGGGGGCCGTGGGGGGCCGGGAGGCCAGCTCCATGCTGCGCTCCGAACCGCCTGGCACCTTCCTGATCCGCGACTCCTCGGACCACCACCACTTCTTCACCCTCTCTGTCCAGACGGCTCGAGGGACCAAGAACCTGCGCATCCACAGCGAGGGAGGCGGCTTCTTCTTGCAGCCAGACCCCCAAAACACCCAAGAGCTCCCGCAGTTTGATTGTGTTCTGAAACTCATTGCTCACTACATGGGCAAAGGGCCAGATGCTGGAAGGAGCAGAGACGGGGCATGCGGGGGCAATTCAGGACAGGTGGAAATGAAGGGACGCAGCGTGTATCTGATCCACACCGGTGGAGAGAGGATTCCCTTGGAACTGCGCCGGCCCCTCTCCACTTCCCTGTCGTCCCTGCAGCACATGTGCAGGAGGACGCTGAACAACCGAGGTCTGGGGGGGTCGGAGCGAGCCGAGCAGCTACCGCACACACTTAGAGACTTCTTGGAGGAGTACGACGCTCCTATATGA